The Arachis hypogaea cultivar Tifrunner chromosome 14, arahy.Tifrunner.gnm2.J5K5, whole genome shotgun sequence DNA window tccttttcttttttctattttttttgggcTTAGTTTATGCGTAATTGGGGCTTAAAAGTGTGTTTCTTGGGGTTTCAGCTGAAATGTGTGGCTTTAACTTGATCATGATTGAGCTTTGTTTGAATTTAATTTGTTGCAGAATTTGGGATTTGAGTTGAAGTTAGTTTCTTCTTTTTGAAGAGATTTGAGTTGAAGTTAGTTTCTTcgttttgaaagagatttaaaATTAATGAAGCTATTGTTAGCTCAATCTTACATGTAAATGGAACTTTTGAAATTAGTCTATGGCTTTATTCTTATGTTATTTATTTGTGATTTGGGATTTTGAAGTTTGTTTCTTCGATTTTAATTAAGATTGAACTTTGAGGATTTAATTTGATAAAGTTTCTGCCTTCTCTTTCTTTGAATCTGATTTAATGTGTGACTGAGAATTTTCAGTTAAAAAGTttgtctttcttttctatttttaggtTATTTGCATGTAAATTGGAGTTTTGAAGTTTAATATACCTGCTTTGAACAGAGATGGGTGGCTTAAATTTGATGAACTGGGGAAGGAAATACTGTCCATTGCACTACCTGCTGCTTTGGCATTGGCAGCTGATCCACTTACCTCACTGATCGACACAGCATTTGTCGGCCACATAGGTACTTATTATTACAGATGgtgaattagttagttagttattagtAACTTTCTGTTAATAATCTCTTCAATCATTAACTCAAACATACTCTTGTATAAAGTAagctaatttgattaaattaattttatttattggtttgcattttcttgttttaaaCTGGTCGAAAGTATGGAATTGTAATTTAATCTGCCTGCAGCTTATTTGGCTTAATTTTATTCTCACCCTGAAAGCCCATTCTGAATTGCTAGTTTGTTGTTTATTTAATAGATAGTTGTAATCTTGTAATTGTAGTTGGTGATGACGGTTACAAGTATTTGCTTGTCTTAGGTTCTGTTTGTTTGGACATAcatttgattgatgattgttgTTGTAGTGAGAAATCCcccttaattatatttatatatgcagGGCCTGCTGAATTGGCTGCAGTTGGGGTTTCAACTTCTGTGTTTAATTTGGTGTCAAAAATATTTAACATTCCTTTACTTAATATTACCACATCCTTTGTTGCCGAGGAACAGGCACTGATCAGCAAGGATTCCAGTCAAACTGATGAAAGTAGTAAGCTTTATAAGAAAGCTACACCTCTTTAATAGTCTGACTAGTTTTCCAGACATGGTCATAGGTTCCCTTCTTTAGATGCCTCTACTGACGGTTTTGTTCACTTTGGTATCATCTAGATTTTGGTGGCAAATACCAAAGCAAGAGGCGTATTCCTTCAGTATCAACTTCTTTAGCACTTGCTGCTACTCTTGGAATTGCTGAAACTGTGCTTCTTTCCCTTGGTTCTGGCATCATTATGAACATCATGGGTATACCTGCTGTATGTCAACCTTGGCTGATTATTGATCAATAATTACcttgtatatttattttgtgtCAACATGTTATTTTCTTCAGAGTCTACACTTGGTTGTCCAAGACAACACCACCCGGCCAACCATATGAATaggaaaaaaaagagagggaAGGGGGGGAGGGTGGAagaatggatttttttttttccatgtAATATAAATCAGTGAATGCTTTTTTACAACTTCTCTGTAGAACTATTGTGTAAAATCTCAGTTGGAAGCAATCTTACTTTAAGTTGAATCATGAAAGTTCAATTTGCTTCTCATAGGCTTGTTCTCTGTTACACAGTTGCAGAttcattacttttttttttcttaatctgTTTTTAAAAGCAGTCattgcatttttcttttaagccattctttttaTTCTATATAGTGGTGCATAACTTTTTTGATGAATTGACGTCAATATTGCACAATAATAAAAGGAACTGAATTTCATTTCCAAATCCATGTTCAATTCTAATAGACATGTGATAGTTCTTGTTACTAATTCTTATATTTAAGGGTTAGAACCTTATTATAACACCAATATCATTATGTACTAGTTACCTTTCAGTTAATTAATTATGTTGCCATCCACTTCAAGAAATATATTGACAATTAGTCAATCAATGTAAacttactttttcttgcttcaaattCCCTGTCATCGGTCATTATATGCATAACAAGAGATTTTTCTATGTCCCAGtatttcttttctccttttaGTTGGTCTGAGCTTAATAGAAATAAACATTGCATTTTTGGAAAACCATTTCACGGAACATTTCGTTATCTATAATTGAACCTTACTTCTGTCTCCTTAGACTTGATAAAAATCTTATTAATATCATCTACTCCATAATCCATTTATTTTCTGTACAGGATTCCCCTATGCGTGGACCTGCTGAGAACTTTCTTATGCTAAGGGCCTTCGGCGCTCCAGCAATTGTGATTGCATTAGCTGCTCAAGGCACTTTTCGTGGATTTAAGGATACAAAGACGCCTCTATATGCTGTTGGCAAGTACTGCATCAGCATCCTATACCTTTATCTTTTCTCGCTcaaatttgattgaaaattagaaatatTACCCCCCCCCCCCAATCCTCCCCGCGTGTGAAACTAGAATTCCGTCCTCTTCCCATGGCATTTTCTGTGGTTTACTCCATCCTTTTTAACTCCatggtttcttttcttttcgtaaAGGCCCTGTTTTCCTCCTCTTTTCAACAGTCTGCACTCTTAGTAAAGGCTGTGTTTTCCTATTATACTCAATCCAGAAAGAATGGAATCTTACAACACAGGCTAATAAATGAATGACAAAGCAAATAGCTTATATGGAATATCTGTTCTCATTTTCATTTCTTGACTCTTTACTGTTACTGCATAGAAGAAGCACAAGCAGATTCTCAAATTATTTCTTCGACAATATTTAGTTTTTGTAGACTTATGTCTGCACTTTAGTCTTGTTGATGTGAAAAATTTGTGGATGTATTGATGGGGATTGCTTCGCTTGAATTTTCAGGTGCTGGCAACGTTCTTAATGCGATATTGGATCcaatattaatattcttttttggcCTTGGCATTAGTGGTGCTGCAGCTGCTACAGTGATCTCTGAGTACGTCAACAATGTGGTAAACTTAGTTTTATCTGTGCATTTTGCACATGCCCCTGAATTTATGTAATCTTCTGCATTTGACGCAATTTTTCTTTTGCTCACCAGATACTTAATTGCTTTTATTCTTCTATGGAAATTGACCGGCAATGTGCTCCTAACGCCTTTTCACTTTGATGGGAGAAAATTTTTCAGCTATCTGAAATCTGGTACCTCTTTCTAAATTAAGTCGTAGTGTTGCTAAGTCTGTCCATATACAGAGGAAGTTTTTTTGTTTCGGTAATGATAATAAAATTATCAGAGCGGATTGGAAAAATTATTACTAGTTCTTTCTGTACAAATGCATTGAAAATTTCAAGATGAACTTCAAATTTGCATGATTATTAGCTTTATAACTAATCAGATTAACATGAGTTCAGGGATCAATAGTTTCAGTTTTTCTTTATTTCATGCTTTGAATGGATAGTGTATTCTATTTGTGGTTTTGTATTTATTGCTACTGTTGGCTATAGATTTTACATGTAGCTTCAAGTTGGATTGCGCATTTTAGTAACTAGTAAACTGGAACGAGAATTTCGAGAAACTGGAAGGATTTGCTGATAGGATCAGATATGATTGACTGATTTGAAAATTACGATCCCATAGAGTTCATTTTTCAAGAATATTATGATCGCATTGTTCCTGAAAGGAGAATTTGATTGAATAGATCACTTTAACAGGGCTTTTGTGTCTGTTCACACATTATAATGTGTATTTTGTACTTTTAGTCACGAAATATGGTTTTTGTTTTCTTAACTCTAACTGGATCGGAGACATAACCGAGCTAATTAGGCAGTTAGTTTTACTTTGACTGTTGCattttgtattgtaggtggtctTCTTATCGGCAGGACTGTGGCTGTGTTTCTGACTTTGACACTGTCAACCTCTATGGCAGCTAAGCAGGGCCCTATACCTATGGCTGGTCATCAAATTTGCATGCAAGTTTGGCTGCCGATATCTTTGCTCACTGATGCTCTGGCACTTGCTGGTCAGGTTAGATCTTGCATTCATAAATGACTATGAAGTAACAAAGTACCGCAGAGAACATGATCAAAACATATCTCTCGTTAGTTTATCATATTCAGTTTCCAAGACACAAATGAATCTAGTCGAATgaagttttattttataattatgaaCTGCATTTGTTTATTTTATGGACATTTGGGGGCTTTCCCTGACCAAGTAAACAAGCAGGTTGGGTATGGTCAAGTTTTAAGACTTTTTGCTCATAAGCCAAAGTCTTTTCAAAATTCTGAGTGGGGCTCAAAATGATGTCCTGTTATTGTGTAATATTGTAATGAGTAATGACATTTATTTTACAGACACTTCTTGCCAGCAGTTACTCGCAGGGAAATTACGAGCAAGCACGCCTCATTACATATAGAGTATTACAGGTGCTTGATTATTGCCTCCAGCAACTTACTTTGTTCTTACTTTCTTAGTTGAATGATATAACTTGTACACAGATCCATCCAGAATTCGTTTCACCTACTCTCTTTTATGTGTCAAGCAGATTGGTTTAGGAACAGGAATTACTTTGTCCGTGATCTTATTCTTTGGGTTTGGATCATTTTCAAGCTTATTTACCACAGACTTGGAAGTTCTGAGTGTTGCTCGGTCAGGCATATTGGTAAGAAATAACAATTCTTGTTGACTTTGATTGATTTAAAAGTCAAAGCAACGAGCCTGCAGAAGTTGAAGTTTGTGTGTAAGTCAGGTCCTTAACACCAACTAAAAATTGAAATCCAGTTCAAGACATTAATTGGAGAGCATCTTTTTCTAGCGACATCATTTTCATGCAAAGCATAAGAATCGACTCTTTTTTGTTTCCCTTCTTTTCCTCCCAAATAATGGAGCATCACAAACAATTTATCTTTTCAAGGTTACTTAGTGATGATGAATGTATAATCTTATATCTTAGCTAGATTATCTtcaggatttttttttcttttttctttttgggagGTTAGACTTGACATTAACTAACCAGTATAAATTGTTGTGAAGTGTTGAGCTCCACTTAAATAAGCAAATGGTTTATTGTTGGTTGGCTAATAACTGAAGGTTCATTTTGTTGTATGTTTATATATTTGTAACATCAGACTATCACGACTCTAGTATTGATGAATCATACCTTGCATGACAAAAGCTTCTTGGACTGATTGAAATATAATATCTTCTTTTTAGCTAGGCTAAGTTTCAGCGTGGCTATTAAATGTCTACTCAGCTATTATATTATGCATGATCCTCCTTTCTGTCTGTGGATGCATGTACGTATCAGTAATGTTTGAAATATCTGAAATTTAATCATACTGTGCAGTTTGTGGCTGGAACTCAACCAGTGAATGCTTTGGCATTTGTCATTGATGGGCTTTACTATGGGGTATCAGACTATGGTTATGCTGCGTACTCAACGGTAATTGTAAAACCTGATGATTACAAATACTTAAAAGTCTCATGACTAATTTTGCTTTATATCTTTTTCTCGTCGTTTGTTCCCTCCTCTATCCTTACATTTTGTTTCTTGGGTTTCGTTATGGGGTAGATGCTGGTTGGACTAGTTTCTTCAATGTTCTTGCTTGTAGCTGCTCCAGAACTTGGACTTCCTGGAGTCTGGGCAGGGTTGTTTCTCTTCATGACTATGCGTGTTCTCGCCGGAGCATGGAGGTAGATATTTGGCATTGACACATCTAATTCATTATTATGGTGACAGTTGGGACACTTTTTGTTGGTTGTTATGACTCACTATACCCTCCATATTGGGAACCTTGCACCAAAAGGAATCCCAGCATGAAACTGGACATGCTTGTCAACATGTGATATGGCATGCTGTCACATGTATGAAAATGTCTTGCAACTTTATTTGAGTTAATCTTTTTCATAGTCCTACTCCTATAGCTAGAGCTATAAGCAGACTTGAGAAAACTTTAGAGGGAATTATGGAAagtgatttaaatataaataatttaaacacaTGTTTTGATAGGTTGAGCAGCAAAAATGGCCCGTGGAGTATGATCTGGTATAAAGATGGCGGTGGAGACTGACCGACATTATTTTGAAGTCATCCAGTAAAGGCCAACTTTTTGAATGGCCAGAACATGATCAAGAGCTCTATGTTGTGAAAAATAGGCCTGATTTCCATACCCTTGCAATTGGATAGAATACATAACAGTGTAGCAGTACTTGGTGCAAACCAGTTTACCAAAATGAAAATGTTGCTGATACAGCTAGATAGAATTTATATAGTTTCCAAAGAAGTACAGAGAGGGAGAGAACAAGTCATAGAAGAAATTTGTATTTATTAGGAGATTGCAGTCTTTTGTTTAGCTTTCGTAGGGAAAGGCAACCTTGCATATTTGTGACAATTTAtgcattctttttcttttgatatgtGATTCTTCTAAATGGAATATAGTCCTTTGCATTGTTCAAGACAGCAATTTTCACATTATTAAACAATTCTGGAAATATAGAAGAATGAAGTGATTTGCAATTTTACGTGTTTTATGTTTGAGGTTGAAGTACATGTTCAAACTCTTAATTAACACTCTTAATTAACACGAAGGATCTCTAATTTTCACATAAAATGACACCACAGTTCAACATTTATAGCTTTATGCATAGTACTTATatagtatataattatatatagtgaTCGAGATGTGGAAAAAGATAATGCAAATTAGGCCTTATTTGAATCATTATAGTGGGGCAAAAACAACATACTGCAATAACCCCACCGAAATGAAAAAAGGAACTAAAAGCACATCACTCATTAACCCCTATTATTATGAAATACGGAAAATAAATATCAGGAACTAGACCCTCTCCATGAAAAGCACACATCGAGTAACTTTTTTCTCTATAATCATGACCTACTTCCATGTTTGCAAACTGTATATTATTTAAGTGTTCAGGCAAGTAATCACCCAATGGATTCAAGAAATTATAATCATGACATATTTCATGTCTGCAAACTGTATATTATTCAAGTGTTCAGGCAAGTTGGTTTTTCACCAACACAGGAAATTTGTGAATCACTTCAATTCCATCTCCTTCACTGATTAGTTGTTGTTGCTGCTTATTGTACTCCTTCCACTTCTCAAGAGTACTCTCTACTGAAGCACTTCCTCCACTGCGTCAACTTCTGTCGAACAAAATCAAAATTCTGTCAACTTCGTTTAACTCCTTAAAATGGTTTGTTAATAAAGCACGGGAATTCATAGAAGATAGGAATTCATATACAGAAACCTGTAAGAATTATAGAAAGAAAATTCTCCAACCACAATGAAACAACAATTgaaaagaagacaaaaaaaaatgatggaacaaaaaaagaaaattctCCAACCACAATGAAACAACaattgaaaaaaagataaaaaaaaaatgatggaACAAAAAACACAGCTAAAATAATTCAACAAGGAGAAGAAACTAGTTAAGTGTAATTACTGACTTAGGAATAGTTTCAATCTTAACGGGCTTTGAAATTGTTACTGAAATATATAGTTCAAGGTTTTTTCGTTGTTGAGGATGCGTAACATTCCCATGTAACAGTGTGTAAGGaattttgagagattttgagtATTTGTACTAGATGTAGCCAATTTGTATGGGATGATAAGTACGTACTTAGAACTCACTGCTGTAATCAGCAACGTCATAAGTAACTTGGAGACTAAAGACGTCATGAGTAACTTGGAGACTAAAGAGCTTGTTTGATTTAGCCATTCGGTGGTGTAATCAGCAACATCATTGGTGACCTAGAGATTAAGAATTTGTTTAGTTTAACAATTGAATCAGAAAATGCAAGTTTAATTTTTAActcttcaaattttttttgtttatttttttctatctGGATGTATATGTAATGGAAAAGTATATGAACCAAAAGGTTACcagccaaaaactaaacaaaaccacattaatttatattaataattaattttaaatttatgaaattcaaaatttaaaaaatttaaaattaattaagtaaacctaattaaaacttataaaagtctttcttttctctctcacattaacctacccacctccaaTAATCACACACAGACCTCTCTCTCACTAATGCTGCTGGAAGCGCCGGCGACTTCCATGCTCTCCGAGACGCCCTCAACAAGCGCATCCAGTACAACGGCTTCAACACGAAGTCCACCTTCGACTTCGTCACCGACAAAACCTTCTCCTCTTCCCTCCTCAACCACCTCCTCAATTAGCTGCAAAAGGATGTTGGAAGAAGAGCAGTGTGGCGACGCCGTTCTTGGAAGGCTGGATTTCTGGCTCTACTATGTTACCTACATTTGCGGAGGAACTATTGGGCTTGTGTACAGCAATAACCTAGGACAGATTGCGGAGCCAGTGGGCACGAGTTGTGACATTTCTACACTTGTGATGGTGTATGCCTCCTTTTCCTTCTTCGGTCGCTTGCTTTCGGCTCTACCGGACTATATTGGTAGCAAATTGTACTTTGCAAGGACTGGTTGGCTATGCATTGCACTAATACCCTCCCCGGTTGCATTCACATTTATGGCGCTATGACAAACTCCCCTCGCACTCCCCATAGACACGGCGTTGATAGGCTTCAGTTCCTGATTCAAGTCCCGTGCTTCTCATCAGAATAGCCATGAGAgggattattaaaaaaatatttatttaatatgaaaaaaaaacatcctaatacttaacaaaagaaacgttcaattatattttagcaaaaaaaattaaatatataaataaaatttaaaaaaaatataaaatttttaaagaaatagagacattcacatttgtaatacaaaaaaattcgataaatatataaaagaacatccatttagtatgaaaaagaaacattctgatacttagcagaagaaacatccatatatattaactcgtagagattttgGATTGACCCAAAGGTATTTGGCTGATTTTTggctaatacccttttggttTCCTAGCATTGCTCATATGTAATATGTATAAATTCTCATtcacttaaaataaaattataatttttgcttCAATGCTTAAGTCACGTATAGTTctctttatataaaattgataattaaaaattattaaataatttaaaaattttaactaaattaatattttttttaactattaactttatAACTCTACATCAATTTTcatctataatttatttttttactaattttatctTTTAGCCTCATCTATAAAAAGAAACATAAATAACAATTATTAGAAttctcatattttatttttttatgcctatgttaagtaaaaattttttttatttatatcattttactaattttttttatttttcctatttatATTAtggttgttgttatttttttagaatttttttaaatgttgtgatggatattgttattttttttaataaaatttttaatattcattattgatataaaattttttaatctaagaa harbors:
- the LOC112743725 gene encoding protein DETOXIFICATION 44, chloroplastic isoform X1 is translated as MASSQCHRFLCIHSLQLQPHHCYHPPFKSPTLIPKPYHCFSRIRIRIAPKASLKNNRATTTTTNDSVETSSLEDESSRNSSSSDDSFAFLRRFGDGWLKFDELGKEILSIALPAALALAADPLTSLIDTAFVGHIGPAELAAVGVSTSVFNLVSKIFNIPLLNITTSFVAEEQALISKDSSQTDESNFGGKYQSKRRIPSVSTSLALAATLGIAETVLLSLGSGIIMNIMGIPADSPMRGPAENFLMLRAFGAPAIVIALAAQGTFRGFKDTKTPLYAVGAGNVLNAILDPILIFFFGLGISGAAAATVISEYLIAFILLWKLTGNVLLTPFHFDGRKFFSYLKSGGLLIGRTVAVFLTLTLSTSMAAKQGPIPMAGHQICMQVWLPISLLTDALALAGQTLLASSYSQGNYEQARLITYRVLQIGLGTGITLSVILFFGFGSFSSLFTTDLEVLSVARSGILFVAGTQPVNALAFVIDGLYYGVSDYGYAAYSTMLVGLVSSMFLLVAAPELGLPGVWAGLFLFMTMRVLAGAWRLSSKNGPWSMIWYKDGGGD
- the LOC112743725 gene encoding protein DETOXIFICATION 44, chloroplastic isoform X2 — translated: MASSQCHRFLCIHSLQLQPHHCYHPPFKSPTLIPKPYHCFSRIRIRIAPKASLKNNRATTTTTNDSVETSSLEDESSRNSSSSDDSFAFLRRFGDGWLKFDELGKEILSIALPAALALAADPLTSLIDTAFVGHIGPAELAAVGVSTSVFNLVSKIFNIPLLNITTSFVAEEQALISKDSSQTDENFGGKYQSKRRIPSVSTSLALAATLGIAETVLLSLGSGIIMNIMGIPADSPMRGPAENFLMLRAFGAPAIVIALAAQGTFRGFKDTKTPLYAVGAGNVLNAILDPILIFFFGLGISGAAAATVISEYLIAFILLWKLTGNVLLTPFHFDGRKFFSYLKSGGLLIGRTVAVFLTLTLSTSMAAKQGPIPMAGHQICMQVWLPISLLTDALALAGQTLLASSYSQGNYEQARLITYRVLQIGLGTGITLSVILFFGFGSFSSLFTTDLEVLSVARSGILFVAGTQPVNALAFVIDGLYYGVSDYGYAAYSTMLVGLVSSMFLLVAAPELGLPGVWAGLFLFMTMRVLAGAWRLSSKNGPWSMIWYKDGGGD